The Candidatus Omnitrophota bacterium genome window below encodes:
- a CDS encoding type II toxin-antitoxin system RelE/ParE family toxin, translating to MKQPVASNHFRKFKKRSPRHIQLEIDRQVVTVLKNPDIGELKKGALKGIRVLKFKYKTQQYLLSYKEQDKTLYLYTIGSHENYYRKLKQFLH from the coding sequence ATGAAACAGCCTGTTGCCTCCAATCATTTCCGTAAATTTAAAAAACGGTCACCCAGACATATACAATTAGAAATCGATCGTCAGGTTGTAACTGTTTTAAAAAATCCCGACATAGGAGAATTAAAGAAAGGCGCTTTAAAAGGTATCAGGGTTCTTAAATTCAAATATAAAACGCAGCAATATCTTCTTTCCTATAAAGAGCAGGATAAGACGCTTTATCTTTACACCATCGGGAGTCATGAAAATTACTACAGGAAATTAAAACAGTTTCTTCATTGA
- a CDS encoding co-chaperone GroES: MNLEMLGDRVLIEQEKGEEKTKSGIIIPDTAKEKPQKGTVVSVGPGKRDDSGKLIPMELKAGDKVLYGKYAGTEVKLDGKDYVYMDQGDVIAKVKEKVK, encoded by the coding sequence ATGAATCTTGAGATGCTTGGAGACAGGGTTTTGATTGAGCAGGAGAAGGGTGAGGAGAAGACCAAAAGCGGTATCATCATCCCCGACACGGCGAAAGAGAAACCGCAGAAAGGCACGGTTGTGTCCGTGGGGCCGGGGAAAAGAGACGATTCGGGAAAACTTATTCCCATGGAACTGAAGGCTGGCGACAAGGTGCTTTATGGAAAATACGCCGGAACGGAAGTTAAGCTTGACGGAAAAGATTACGTTTACATGGACCAGGGTGACGTTATCGCGAAAGTAAAAGAAAAAGTGAAATAA